The DNA window ATAACTCATCGTTATTTCCCCATCTTTGAAATAGCGGTAACTGGTATCCAGCACAAAGGAGAACTGGTTGACTTTTCCGTCACTCACCAATTCCAGTACACGGCCGAAATTCTGGTTGATCCTTCCTTCTTTCCAGTTCATGGTTCCGTTGGCATTGACCGTATTTAAAGGAACAAATACGCCCCTTCCTCCTTCATTATCCAAGGTAAAGTAAGGATTGGCCACCATATTCCTGTCATAATAGAAATAGTTGTTTCTTCCCAGTGCCGCATAGCCTGCAATCCCTGCCCTCCATCTTTCGTTGAAGAAATGGGTATAGGAAATATTGGCTTTATACACCAATGGGATCTTCGCGTCCTTTCCGGTATAATTGATGGTCGGTAACTGATATTGTGACAGGGTAGGAACCGTGTTGTAATCATTCCTGTACCCTGCAAAATCAGGAGTAATGCCTATGGCGGTCGGGTTAACATCTACCGTTGCCAGGTGCCTGCCGTCAAACACCAGGTTATTGATAATCATATAATTATTGATGTCCGAAGAGAATATTCCTGCTCCGAACCTCAGGAAATCTTTATTGCCTTCATTGATGTTCCAGTCAAACTGAAATCTCGGCTGGATGATGAATGACCGGATCTGGTTGTCTGTCCGTATCCCCATCTCATCATAGAGTTTCTGGTTCAGTTCAGCTTTAGGGTACCCTCCGTAATCGAATCTCAGACCGGCCATCAGATCCAGTCCTTTAGCGATCTTCGTCTGAATCTGCCCATACAAACCGATATTCCAGATGTCAGATTTTACCGATGGATCTGCTACGAGCGGAACTTCCCTGTAAAACCTGTATGGTGTCAGATTATTGAAGTTATCCGTTCCTAAAAACTGGAACCTCCCGTTGACCTCACTTCCGTAAACAGATTTTGCATGGGTATACATCAGGTCTGCCCCGAAAGTGTATTTGATCTTGTCTGTATTATAATAAAGGTTATCTACGATCTGGAATACATTGTTCCTGAAACTTTCCTGCCCGAAACGGTGTCCACCGATCTGGATATTGGTCGTCAGATTAGTCCCGTCGATCGTGGATGGCACCCTTTCAACGATTGCTCTGGGAACCGGATGACCAAGCTGATCATTCTGGTAGCTGTCCTGGAATGTATAGAGGTACTGACCTTTCAGTTCGTTGGTCAGGTTAGGCTTCAGGTTGGACCGTAAAGTTAAGAGTAAGCTATTGTCAAGGTTTCTGTCGTTTCCGTAAGATTCAAAAAAGTTGATAGCAGTATTGTCTACCAGGCCGTTCTTATTCAGATCGTAGGTAAAGTTGTCTCTCAGGGTAAGCAAATGTTTAGGGCTGATCTGCCAGTCAAGGCGTAGGAACCCGGCATCAGAATTCCTTACTTTATCAAAAGTCCCGAACTGCGGGGAACTTCCCACGCCGTATTTGTCTCTTGCAATGTTCAGGATATTGTTCAGGGTTTCATTGGTTACATTAAACCGCAAAGCATCTTCTTTGGTTTGCACATCGGCGATAATCAGTGGCCTGGAATCCAGCTGATGGTCCCATGCCGCAAAAAAATGCAGCTTGTTTTTAATGATCGGGCCGCCGAGTGAGAACCCGAACTGCGAAGTGGAAAAGTCATTGGTCCTTACGTTTCCCCTGATGTCATATTTGCTGGACAGCCATCCTGTTCTCAGGTATTCCCAGGCGCTTCCTGAAAATGTATTGGTTCCTGATTTCGTTACCGCACTGATGGTTCCTCCTCCGCTTCTTCCTAATGTTACATCATACTGGTTGGTTACAATTTTGAATTCCCTTACCGCTTCAATCGAAATGGAATACGGTGCACCGCTCCGGCTGGTGGTAGACCCTGCAGAAGTCGGGTTTTTGGCAGTCATCCCGTCAATGGTAAAATTAGTAGAGGAACCCAACTGCCCGGATAAATTTCCGCCTTTTCCGCTTAGAGGAGAAAGCTCGGTGAGACTGGTAAAGTTCCTTCCGTTTACTGGCAAAATGCCGATATTCTTCGCGGTAACGGCCGTAGCTGCCCCAAGGTTACCGATTTTATTCTTGAGGTTACCGGAAATAACCACTTCTTCAATAGCCTTCTCGTTTCCAAGATTCATGTTCACGGTCACTTGGTCACCGAGGTTAAGCATATACCCTTCCCTCTTATCATCATTGACGATTACCGTATAAGGTCCGCCAAGAGGAATTTCTTTAAAGATATATTCCCCTTTTGAGTTGGTTTCAGTCTCTGTACGGAAACCGGTAGATTCATTAAT is part of the Chryseobacterium camelliae genome and encodes:
- a CDS encoding TonB-dependent receptor — encoded protein: MRKVKIVLGLLFLGLGTLSYAQTTQAAIVGKVTGVNNKAQDKVKVTIINESTGFRTETETNSKGEYIFKEIPLGGPYTVIVNDDKREGYMLNLGDQVTVNMNLGNEKAIEEVVISGNLKNKIGNLGAATAVTAKNIGILPVNGRNFTSLTELSPLSGKGGNLSGQLGSSTNFTIDGMTAKNPTSAGSTTSRSGAPYSISIEAVREFKIVTNQYDVTLGRSGGGTISAVTKSGTNTFSGSAWEYLRTGWLSSKYDIRGNVRTNDFSTSQFGFSLGGPIIKNKLHFFAAWDHQLDSRPLIIADVQTKEDALRFNVTNETLNNILNIARDKYGVGSSPQFGTFDKVRNSDAGFLRLDWQISPKHLLTLRDNFTYDLNKNGLVDNTAINFFESYGNDRNLDNSLLLTLRSNLKPNLTNELKGQYLYTFQDSYQNDQLGHPVPRAIVERVPSTIDGTNLTTNIQIGGHRFGQESFRNNVFQIVDNLYYNTDKIKYTFGADLMYTHAKSVYGSEVNGRFQFLGTDNFNNLTPYRFYREVPLVADPSVKSDIWNIGLYGQIQTKIAKGLDLMAGLRFDYGGYPKAELNQKLYDEMGIRTDNQIRSFIIQPRFQFDWNINEGNKDFLRFGAGIFSSDINNYMIINNLVFDGRHLATVDVNPTAIGITPDFAGYRNDYNTVPTLSQYQLPTINYTGKDAKIPLVYKANISYTHFFNERWRAGIAGYAALGRNNYFYYDRNMVANPYFTLDNEGGRGVFVPLNTVNANGTMNWKEGRINQNFGRVLELVSDGKVNQFSFVLDTSYRYFKDGEITMSYTWSDIKDNTSYNGNVANSATLFTMIESDPRNLKMTYSDNQFRNKVVLYGNSPTFAGFTVGIRYSGIGGTRFSMTAGGNVNGDFVDSNDLAYIFPNLTQTLLDNPEVGKALKNYITDYNNTIAERNGGKNGFYGVWDVRIAKKIKFEKIGGFELSVDIFNVANLLNKEWGVNKSYGNMSLYRITGFDAAVKQFKYNLNTSGLAPLSGNPYQIQLGAKYTF